The Pectobacterium wasabiae CFBP 3304 DNA segment TTGGGTTGCTGCTTTTTACCCACTTATCGAATTCGACATCTTTAATTAAGGCTTTGTTCATGTCGGTAAGGATATAGCCGGGGCCGATCGCATTAGCCTGGATGTTATACTCTGCCCATTCGGCGGACATGGATCGCGTCAACATCTTGATACCCCCTTTGGCTGCGGTATAAGGTGCGACGGTAGGTCGCGCTTGTTCGCTGGTCAATGAGCAAATATTGATAAATTTCCCACCACGGTTGCGTTTTATCATGCGTACAGCCGCCTCACGTGACACAAGGAATGTTCCCGTCAGGTGAATATCCATCACGCGTTGCCAGTCTTGCAGCGCGAGTTCGACTAAGGGTTGGCGATGTTGAATTCCAGCGTTATTAATGACAATATCGATTTCTATACTGGCAGCATCCATCAGGTTGAATGCATTGACGATTTGATCTTCTTTTGAAACATCAATTACATAGCCTTTAGCGTTATAGCCCTTTGCTGTTAGTTTCTGAACGGCTTCATTCAGCGTTTCTTCCCTGATATCGCTGAGGATAATGGAGGCACCCGCCGAAGCCAGCCCTTCCGCGTAGGAAAAGCCGAGGCCTCTGGCGGAACCGGTGATTAGTGCTGTTTTTCCTGATAAATCAAATAGTTTTGCGGCATCCATCGTTAACTCCTTACGATTGTTGAGCAGTAGAACATCGTTATTTGAAGAGATAGTGTTGTCATACATCATGTTGTAATACAACACATGAGTGGAACTGATGGTGTCGCTTTGTTATACTTCAATCAACAATCAAAGCGTTTTTTTGTGATCATGATTCCAATAATTGATTTGAGGCATTATGGACAATATAGAGTCAATACCAAGAAATAACATTGCCGAAGCGGTTTACCAGAAAATGCAGAAAAAAATACTCAGCGGGGAATGGAAACAGGGCGAAAAGCTACCGTCTGAGTTTGAGCTAAGTGAGGCTTTTGATGTAAGTCGAACCAGTATTCGCAGTGCGGTTCAAAAGCTGAGAAACTTAGGGATAATTTATACTAAGCATGGTAGAGGCTCTTTTGTTTCGAATGAAATTGATAGCTTTCGTATGCAGGCGAATGACAAGCCTATCCTTCACCTAACGAAAGGTGAATTTATGGATATGATGGTTTTTCGGCAAACCGTGGAGTTTAAGTGTATCGAATTGGCTGCTAAAAATGCGACAGACGAAGATATTTATCTTATAGAAGATGCACTTAACAGAATGCTTATCAACAAGAATGACTATAAAAAATATTCTCAGGCCGATTTGGATTTTCATCTGGCGATCATTAACGCGGCGCATAACAAAGTGTTTTCACATGCCATTAAGTATGTGAAGGGTATGTATTATTTTTATCTGGAAGAGTTGAACCGTGTTTTAGGTATAACGCTGGATAGCATTGATGCACATATCAAAATTTTTATGGCGATAAAGAATCATGATATTGAAACGGCCAAGCTATGTCTGGATCAGGCAATGGAATGCAATATTGTCATGATTAATAATCTTGAGAATAGCTAGCGCGTAAATATCATTGCGTTTTCCAGGCCGAACGCCTTTCTTATTTCAGAATCCCCGTAACGGCCTGCTGATGTTTTCCTCTTGATGTCACCGTCAGAAACCGTGTTATTTTACCGTGTTTTTTGTATCTGAAATGTGTCTATAGTGGGGCATTATTTGTTTAATTCATTAATTTC contains these protein-coding regions:
- a CDS encoding SDR family oxidoreductase; the protein is MDAAKLFDLSGKTALITGSARGLGFSYAEGLASAGASIILSDIREETLNEAVQKLTAKGYNAKGYVIDVSKEDQIVNAFNLMDAASIEIDIVINNAGIQHRQPLVELALQDWQRVMDIHLTGTFLVSREAAVRMIKRNRGGKFINICSLTSEQARPTVAPYTAAKGGIKMLTRSMSAEWAEYNIQANAIGPGYILTDMNKALIKDVEFDKWVKSSNPTKRWGKTEELIGTAIFLSANASNYINGQVIYVDGGWLAVL
- a CDS encoding FadR/GntR family transcriptional regulator, which produces MDNIESIPRNNIAEAVYQKMQKKILSGEWKQGEKLPSEFELSEAFDVSRTSIRSAVQKLRNLGIIYTKHGRGSFVSNEIDSFRMQANDKPILHLTKGEFMDMMVFRQTVEFKCIELAAKNATDEDIYLIEDALNRMLINKNDYKKYSQADLDFHLAIINAAHNKVFSHAIKYVKGMYYFYLEELNRVLGITLDSIDAHIKIFMAIKNHDIETAKLCLDQAMECNIVMINNLENS